TCTGCATTGTTCTCTCACAGTGAGAAACTATAGGATTACAATAGTGTTCTACACTTTCTTCATTTGATCAAATTCAACGTTGCCAATTATTTAATGACATGAGAATTAAGTGGAGTGTCTAATCTTAGCTGGTCTGAGAGAACTGATGTGGCCTGTCCTTTATGTATACATTTGTGTCTTTTTAAATGACCCAATCTGTAgaacctcttcccacagtcagtgcagtgataaggcttctctGAAGTGTGTATCCGTTGGTGTGTTTTTACATTGCCCAATTGGGAAAAACTCTTGCCACATTGAGAGCGgaaataaggcttctctcctttgTCTTTTCTCGAATGACCTTAAAGCTCAGCTGGTGTTTTAACATTTCCTACAGTCAGATCAGTGGTAAGGCTCCTCTCGTGTTTCCTTTGGTGTCTTTTTAAATGGCACATTCAAGAGAAACACTTTCCACAGTcggagcaggagtaaggcttctctccagtgtgtgtatgttcagGTCATTTTAAGGTGTCCGGACAAGAGAAACTTGCCCCACAGTCAGAaaaggagtaaggcttctcttaCTCCTGAGAGAAACTCTTTTCaaagtcagagcaggagtaaggcttctctcctttgTGTATACGTTCATGCTGTTTTAAGGTGCCCAGGTGAGAGAAattctttccacagtcagagcaggagtaaggcttctctcctgtgtgtatacgttcatgttGTTTTAAGGCACCCAGTTGacagaaactctttccacagtcagagcaggagtaaggcttctctcctgtgtgtatacgttcatgttGTTTTAAGTTGCCTAGTTGACAGAAactttttccacagtcagagcaggagtaaggcttttctcctgtgtgtgttctctggtgaacttttaggtcagttgatgttttgaagcattttacacagtcagagcaggagtaaggcttctctcctgtgtgtatacaaTCATGTTGTTTTAAGGTGTCCGGACGAGAGAAACTCGCACCACAGTCatagcaggagtaaggcttctctcccgtgtgtatacgttcatgttTTTGTAAGGTGCACGGTcgagagaaactctttccacagtaagagcaggagtaaggcttctctcctatGTGTATACGTTCATGTTGTTTTAAGGTACCCAgttgagagaaactctttccacagtcagagcagaagtaaggcttctctcctgtgtgtatacgttcatgtttttttaaagtgCCCAGTCGAGAGAAACtcgccccacagtcagagcaggagtaaggcttctctcctttgTGTATACGTTCATGGTGTTTTAAGGTGCCCCGTTGCGAAAAACTTgatccacagtcagagcaggagtaaggcttctctcctgcgTGTAAACGCTCGTGTCTTTTTAGGTGGCCCAGTTGAGAGAAACTccttccacagtcagagcaggagtaaggcttctctcctgtgtgcatATGTTCGTGACGTTTTAAGGCGTTACGATGAGAGAAACTCGCcccgcagtcagagcaggagtaaggcttctttCCTGTGTGTATATGTTCATGTTGTTTTAAGGTATCCCGAtgagagaaactctttccacagtcagagcaggagaaagGCTTCTCTGCTCTGTGTGTTCCATGATGAACTTTTAGCGCAGTTGACGTTTTGAAGCATTTTCCAcattcagagcaggagtaaggcttctctcctgtgtgtgttctctgatgaacttttagttTAGTTGAtgttttcaaccattttccacattcagagcaggagtaaagcttttctcctgtgtgtatttttagGTGTATTTTTAGCTTTGATAGAAATGGGAAAATCTCCTCACAATGTGTGCAGTGGTGAGACCTCTTTGCTATGTGATCTTCCTGCTGATGCTCTCTGGATGTAGAGAATGTCTCAACAtggtctcctgtgtgaacaatATCAGAACAACCAGTCAATTGGTGTGATAAACATgtatatcaaatgtattttatggaGCTCTTTTTACACAAGTTGTAACAAAGTTCTTTACAGAAACCAACCCAAaatccccaaagagcaagcaatgcagatgtagaagcacaatggccacaaaaaactccctagaaagcagGAACCttggaggaaacagagaggaaccaggctcaaaggggtggccggtcctcttctgtctgtaccGGGTGACATATCTATTCATATCAGTAGCCTGTACAATACAGGGgaataaaactattctaaaaGTGGGTAACAGATGAAAGCTAAAAAAAGGGGCTtgtcatcctccactcactataaCAAGGGTTAGAAACGACACAGActaatttcatatcatcctccactcactatcacaagagttagtaactacacagactcactTCATAGAACTTTAAAACACTGGCAGTTGGTCTACTTCACTTCTTTAGTCTACTCTCTGATCACTCCAGATAGCTCAGTTAATAAAACAAATGCTGGCAATGCTGGTGTCAAACCATGCACATCTCAGTAGCATGAAATAACATCTACCTTCTCATTGAAACAGTTCATCATGAAACAGCTCTACTGCAACTTTTCATACACAGTGGGAAGTTGGAATGAACAACAAACTTAGTTAGATAGAACCTGCTCTTACCATGATTAACAGATTTcccaatcttctcctcctcttcttcatctttaatgttgacattcagctccagtgtttgactgcagtcttccagcttcactgatgccatctctggatcctgcagtgcaaactgggctccactgtcacaatcaggacccag
The DNA window shown above is from Oncorhynchus mykiss isolate Arlee chromosome 18, USDA_OmykA_1.1, whole genome shotgun sequence and carries:
- the LOC110517120 gene encoding zinc finger protein 883 isoform X9, with translation MASVKLEDCSQTLELNVNIKDEEEEEKMGTSVSHVRTNPACLSPSTLSPNLQSLGPDCDSGAQFALQDPEMASVKLEDCSQTLELNVNIKDEEEEEKIGKSVSHGLELSLRPVTSTVMTNPACLSPSTLSPNPRSLGPDCDSGAQFALQDPEMASVKLEDCSQTLELNVNIKDEEEEEKIGKSVNHGDHVETFSTSREHQQEDHIAKRSHHCTHCEEIFPFLSKLKIHLKIHTGEKLYSCSECGKWLKTSTKLKVHQRTHTGEKPYSCSECGKCFKTSTALKVHHGTHRAEKPFSCSDCGKSFSHRDTLKQHEHIHTGKKPYSCSDCGASFSHRNALKRHEHMHTGEKPYSCSDCGRSFSQLGHLKRHERLHAGEKPYSCSDCGSSFSQRGTLKHHERIHKGEKPYSCSDCGASFSRLGTLKKHERIHTGEKPYFCSDCGKSFSQLGTLKQHERIHIGEKPYSCSYCGKSFSRPCTLQKHERIHTGEKPYSCYDCGASFSRPDTLKQHDCIHTGEKPYSCSDCVKCFKTSTDLKVHQRTHTGEKPYSCSDCGKSFCQLGNLKQHERIHTGEKPYSCSDCGKSFCQLGALKQHERIHTGEKPYSCSDCGKNFSHLGTLKQHERIHKGEKPYSCSDFEKSFSQE
- the LOC110517120 gene encoding gastrula zinc finger protein XlCGF26.1 isoform X12 — encoded protein: MASVKLEDCSQTLELNVNIKDEEEEEKMGTSVSHVRTNPACLSPSTLSPNLQSLGPDCDSGAQFALQDPEMASVKLEDCSQTLELNVNIKDEEEEEKIGKSVSHGLELSLRPVTSTVMTNPACLSPSTLSPNPRSLGPDCDSGAQFALQDPEMASVKLEDCSQTLELNVNIKDEEEEEKIGKSVNHGDHVETFSTSREHQQEDHIAKRSHHCTHCEEIFPFLSKLKIHLKIHTGEKLYSCSECGKWLKTSTKLKVHQRTHTGEKPYSCSECGKCFKTSTALKVHHGTHRAEKPFSCSDCGKSFSHRDTLKQHEHIHTGKKPYSCSDCGASFSHRNALKRHEHMHTGEKPYSCSDCGRSFSQLGHLKRHERLHAGEKPYSCSDCGSSFSQRGTLKHHERIHKGEKPYSCSDCGASFSRLGTLKKHERIHTGEKPYFCSDCGKSFSQLGTLKQHERIHIGEKPYSCSYCGKSFSRPCTLQKHERIHTGEKPYSCYDCGASFSRPDTLKQHDCIHTGEKPYSCSDCVKCFKTSTDLKVHQRTHTGEKPYSCSDCGKSFCQLGALKQHERIHTGEKPYSCSDCGKNFSHLGTLKQHERIHKGEKPYSCSDFEKSFSQE